From the Deinococcus aetherius genome, the window CGCTGTTCAGCGCGGGCACCCTGCTCGCGGCCATCTCCCCGGATTTCGTGCCGCTGCTGCTGGCGCGGGTCGTGCAGGCGAGCGGTACGGCGATCATGTTGCCGCTGCTGATCACCACCGTGCTGACCCTGGTGCCTGAACGAATGCGCGGGGCCGTGATGGGTCAGATCAGCATCGTGATTTCGGTGGCGCCCGCCGTCGGTCCGACGATCTCCGGGCTGATCCTCCAGGCACTGTCGTGGCGCTTTATGTTCCTGTTCGTGCTGCCCATCGCGCTCGCCGCGCTGGTCTACGGGACGCGCACCCTGAGGAACGTGGGCACCCCGCAGCGTCTGGCCCTGGACGTGATCTCGGTGCCCCTGTCCGCGCTGGGCTTCGGCGGTCTGGTCTATGCCCTGAGCCGTTTTGGGGAGACGCCCGGCGGCCTGGGGAACCCCGCCGTGAGCGTGCCGCTGCTGGTGGGCGGCGTGTCGCTGGCCGCCTTCCTGTGGCGCCAGGTGGTGCTGGGACGGCGGGGGGCCCCGCTGCTCGACCTGCGGGCCTTCCGCTTCCCGATGTTCACGCTGGGCGTGGGCCTGATGGTGATCGCCATGATGGCCCTGTTCGGCGGCGCGATCCTGCTGCCGCTGTACCTCCAGAATCTGCGGGGCCTGAACACCCTGCAGACCGGCCTGCTGCTGCTGCCCGGCGGCCTGCTGATGGGCCTGCTCGCTCCCTGGGTCGGCCGGCTGTATGACCGCGTGGGACCGCGCCCGCTGGTGTTGCCCGGCACGCTCCTGATGGCGCTGGTGCTGTTCGGGCTGGGGCGAATCGACACATCCACGTCCGTCT encodes:
- a CDS encoding MDR family MFS transporter, which translates into the protein MSPPAEPLAPRDRAVIVILLIASFVVILNETIMNVALPRLMADLGITASTAQWLSTAFMLTMAVVIPVTGFLLQRLSTRAVFLTAMTLFSAGTLLAAISPDFVPLLLARVVQASGTAIMLPLLITTVLTLVPERMRGAVMGQISIVISVAPAVGPTISGLILQALSWRFMFLFVLPIALAALVYGTRTLRNVGTPQRLALDVISVPLSALGFGGLVYALSRFGETPGGLGNPAVSVPLLVGGVSLAAFLWRQVVLGRRGAPLLDLRAFRFPMFTLGVGLMVIAMMALFGGAILLPLYLQNLRGLNTLQTGLLLLPGGLLMGLLAPWVGRLYDRVGPRPLVLPGTLLMALVLFGLGRIDTSTSVWTLLGLHLTLSVGLALLFTPVFTSALGPLPPQLYSHGSAILSTLQQVAGAAGTALLVTLMAGRAGRLVQEGTAPTLAQVEGLHLAFGVSAAIAVLAVLLALFLKRAPQPQHAPEPDGEAVLAQPGD